A single genomic interval of Spirosoma taeanense harbors:
- the lhgO gene encoding L-2-hydroxyglutarate oxidase — translation MTDVIIIGGGIVGLATALQTKQQQPSLRVLLIEKEPAVARHQTGHNSGVIHSGLYYKPGSLKATNCIRGYRMLLDFCDAEGIAYDLCGKIVVATKLEELPQLDTLYERGQLNGLGGLRKLSLAEMREIEPHVSGVAGMFVPQTGIIDYKQVADKYAEKFQALGGEIRLAERVEQVTPGTSLSIVVTSKDRYETRLVVNCAGLYSDKIAQLTQREAIHVRIVPFRGEYYKIRPEKEYLVKNLIYPVPDPNFPFLGVHFTRMIHGGVEAGPNAVLAFQREGYAKSDVNLKELYETLSWPGFQKVAAKYWQTGLGEMYRSFSKSAFTKALQELIPEVQEADLEDGGAGVRAQACDRTGGLLDDFAILETNKAINVINAPSPAATSSLAIGQTVSEKVLARF, via the coding sequence ATGACAGACGTAATCATCATTGGGGGCGGTATTGTTGGCCTGGCGACCGCCCTGCAAACTAAGCAGCAACAGCCCTCCCTGCGGGTACTCCTGATTGAGAAAGAACCCGCCGTTGCCCGCCACCAGACTGGCCACAATTCAGGCGTAATCCATTCAGGACTATATTATAAGCCTGGCTCGCTCAAGGCTACGAACTGTATTCGGGGCTACCGGATGCTGCTGGACTTCTGCGATGCCGAAGGCATTGCCTATGACCTTTGTGGTAAGATTGTCGTAGCGACCAAACTCGAAGAACTGCCGCAACTGGATACGCTGTACGAGCGCGGCCAGCTCAACGGCCTGGGTGGTTTACGTAAACTATCGCTGGCCGAAATGCGCGAGATTGAGCCGCACGTCAGCGGAGTAGCGGGGATGTTTGTGCCGCAGACGGGCATTATCGACTACAAGCAGGTGGCCGATAAGTACGCCGAAAAATTTCAGGCGTTAGGGGGCGAAATCCGGCTGGCCGAACGTGTTGAGCAGGTAACTCCCGGAACAAGTCTGAGCATTGTCGTAACCAGCAAAGATCGCTACGAAACCAGGCTTGTGGTCAATTGCGCCGGACTGTACTCCGATAAAATTGCCCAGCTAACCCAGCGCGAAGCTATTCATGTACGTATCGTGCCGTTCCGGGGCGAATACTACAAGATCCGGCCGGAGAAGGAATACCTGGTCAAGAACCTGATTTATCCCGTTCCTGATCCGAACTTCCCGTTTCTGGGGGTTCACTTTACCCGCATGATTCACGGCGGGGTAGAAGCGGGGCCAAATGCCGTGCTGGCCTTTCAGCGCGAAGGCTACGCAAAGTCTGACGTAAACCTGAAAGAGTTGTATGAAACGCTGTCGTGGCCCGGCTTCCAGAAAGTAGCTGCCAAATACTGGCAGACGGGTCTGGGCGAAATGTATCGTTCGTTCTCAAAATCGGCGTTCACCAAAGCCTTGCAGGAGCTTATTCCGGAAGTGCAGGAGGCTGATCTCGAAGACGGTGGCGCAGGCGTTCGGGCGCAGGCATGCGATCGAACGGGCGGCTTGCTGGACGATTTTGCCATCCTGGAAACAAACAAAGCCATTAACGTTATTAATGCGCCCTCGCCGGCAGCGACCTCGTCGCTGGCGATTGG
- a CDS encoding anthranilate phosphoribosyltransferase: protein MSTVSLLLDAPTDTALGRGIKHIGIGKYGSKPLPPDLLAECREALMDPLAHPLQRGAFLGALLAKGPTPEEMTLEEVIGKRAFSHPTFFISKVCPDLPEGMHPIATKLVRGHNLQVSEAHQLGDYLFGDGECETFRGLAASIMRVRHETNEEYHGLMRAAEDTYSPGFGKISCANRPLIQLAEPFDGVENSYMITPLLAQFFHKHNYGVVSVVGRSGGPKFTLNALDVYMHLGCQFLQSNHELDTPLANYGWVLDQKALSPAINHWVDRRRILIKRPFLATLEKVLNPCHAQILVTSVFHITYQMKMAELAMMAGFDAVIVLKRGLEGSLAPSTSRATGILCAVRTPRGHLFYQHFEGDSSTFASFRTERETQYDLPLAADNARLIKQFMTDGHTDDADFDNRVRFAHALYGRGLSWIEGQLQ, encoded by the coding sequence ATGTCAACTGTCAGTCTTCTACTGGATGCACCTACCGACACGGCACTTGGTCGGGGTATCAAACATATTGGAATTGGTAAGTATGGCAGCAAGCCTTTGCCGCCTGACCTGCTGGCCGAATGCCGTGAAGCTCTGATGGACCCCCTGGCGCATCCGCTACAGCGGGGAGCGTTTCTGGGGGCCTTGCTGGCCAAAGGCCCAACGCCCGAAGAAATGACGCTGGAGGAAGTGATTGGTAAACGCGCCTTTTCGCACCCTACATTCTTTATTAGTAAAGTCTGTCCCGATTTACCGGAGGGAATGCACCCCATTGCTACCAAACTCGTTCGGGGGCACAATCTGCAGGTAAGCGAAGCTCATCAATTGGGTGATTATTTATTTGGTGATGGTGAATGCGAAACCTTTCGGGGTCTGGCAGCCAGTATCATGCGTGTCCGGCACGAAACCAACGAGGAGTATCACGGCCTGATGCGGGCAGCCGAGGATACGTACTCGCCCGGTTTTGGAAAAATAAGCTGCGCCAACCGCCCGTTGATTCAACTCGCTGAACCGTTCGATGGGGTGGAGAACAGCTACATGATTACGCCCCTGCTGGCTCAGTTTTTTCATAAGCATAACTACGGAGTCGTATCCGTCGTTGGGCGGTCAGGTGGGCCGAAGTTCACGCTGAATGCACTCGATGTATATATGCATCTTGGCTGCCAGTTCCTGCAAAGCAACCATGAGCTGGATACGCCTTTGGCTAATTACGGCTGGGTACTCGACCAGAAGGCGCTCTCGCCAGCTATTAATCATTGGGTAGACCGACGCCGGATTTTAATTAAACGGCCTTTCCTGGCAACGCTCGAAAAGGTCCTGAATCCCTGTCACGCTCAGATATTGGTCACATCCGTATTTCACATTACCTACCAGATGAAAATGGCCGAGTTGGCCATGATGGCGGGCTTCGACGCGGTTATTGTACTCAAACGCGGCCTGGAAGGCTCTCTGGCGCCATCCACGAGCCGGGCAACCGGTATTTTGTGCGCCGTTCGGACGCCCCGTGGGCATTTGTTTTATCAGCACTTTGAAGGCGATTCGTCTACGTTTGCTTCTTTCCGTACCGAACGTGAAACCCAGTATGACCTGCCACTGGCTGCTGATAATGCCCGGCTGATAAAGCAGTTTATGACGGATGGCCACACGGATGACGCAGACTTTGACAACCGGGTTCGCTTTGCACATGCGCTCTACGGCCGCGGATTGTCCTGGATTGAGGGTCAATTGCAGTGA
- the cobA gene encoding uroporphyrinogen-III C-methyltransferase: MNKLKQPKLTLVGAGPGDPDLITLKGVRALQTADVVLYDALVHPDLLQHAPESAERVFVGKRPWQPTGPANRCEFAQTDINHLIVQYAHSHGHVVRLKGGDPFVFGRGFEELVFAEDCGVETAVVPGLSSSYSVPALAGIPLTCRGVSESFWVLTGTTKDHRLSADIRAAVQSTATLVILMGMKHLPEIVALLSDAGREKVPMAIIQNGSRADERMAMAPASAILGAVEGHKLTNPAIIVIGEVVRLHSEWPLAGITVSDAAVEALALISR; the protein is encoded by the coding sequence ATGAATAAGCTCAAACAGCCTAAGCTAACCCTTGTCGGTGCAGGACCAGGCGATCCGGATCTGATTACACTCAAAGGCGTTCGGGCCCTGCAAACGGCCGACGTAGTTTTATACGATGCGCTCGTGCATCCTGATCTGTTGCAGCATGCACCCGAGTCAGCCGAACGGGTGTTTGTTGGCAAGCGCCCCTGGCAGCCGACGGGTCCGGCGAATCGCTGCGAATTCGCGCAGACTGACATCAATCACCTGATTGTGCAGTATGCACATAGCCACGGGCACGTTGTCCGGCTGAAAGGGGGTGATCCCTTTGTGTTTGGCCGCGGGTTTGAAGAGTTGGTGTTTGCCGAAGATTGTGGTGTAGAAACAGCCGTCGTACCCGGCCTGTCGAGCAGTTACTCCGTTCCGGCATTGGCTGGCATTCCGCTTACCTGCCGGGGTGTTAGCGAGTCGTTCTGGGTCTTAACCGGTACAACGAAAGACCATCGGCTGTCTGCCGACATTCGCGCGGCTGTTCAGTCGACGGCTACGCTAGTAATTCTGATGGGCATGAAACACCTGCCCGAGATTGTGGCCCTGCTGTCCGACGCCGGACGCGAGAAGGTACCGATGGCAATTATTCAGAACGGAAGCCGGGCGGATGAACGCATGGCAATGGCCCCCGCCAGCGCGATTCTTGGCGCTGTTGAGGGCCATAAACTAACCAATCCGGCCATTATTGTTATTGGCGAAGTTGTCAGATTACATTCAGAATGGCCCCTGGCTGGTATAACCGTATCTGATGCTGCGGTTGAAGCTCTGGCCCTAATAAGTAGGTAG
- the nirB gene encoding nitrite reductase large subunit NirB, whose protein sequence is MTNIVVVGNGMVGYKFCEKLLTRPGLAKNNASETDGGRFILTVFGEEPRPAYDRVHLSAYFSGTSADDLAMAPAEWYADNGINLRTSECITHIDRDARIITTHTGETVSYDILVLATGSAPFVPPVPGVQKDGIFVYRTIEDLEAITAWGDQATKAVVIGGGLLGLEAAKAAMDMGLETHVVEFAPRLMPRQLDTAGADMLRQKMEALGIRIHLSKSTVEFEGYNRVTGLRFADDTLLEADMVIISAGIKPRDELARQAGLEVGPRGGIVVNDLLQTSDPSIFAIGECALHGSMIYGLVAPGYEMADIVATEVASVITANDATGGKTFTGFDMSTKLKLIGVDVASFGEPFCEQIPHRTLVYEDKLAGVYKRLNITEDGKHLLGGILVGEAESYNILLQTSKNRIVLPPTPEDLLLPPRKGDAASTSSGVMSLPNEALICSCEGISKGDICSAVTDKELSDVAAIKKCTKAGTGCGGCVPMLNDLLTETLKAQGKIVRKVLCEHFDHTRQELYDLIRINGETTYSDVIRRYGKGHGCEVCKPAVASILASVHNQLIAQQAVIQDTNDRYLANIQRGGTYSVVPRVAGGEITAEKLIALGVVAKKYDLYCKITGGQRIDLFGARVDQLPYIWEELIEAGFESGHAYGKALRTVKSCVGFTWCRFGVQDSVGFAVEVEERYKGLRAPHKLKGGVSGCVRECAEAQGKDFGIIATEKGWNLYVCGNGGAKPQHAQLLASDIDRETCVRYLDRFLMFYVKTAEPLTRTATWLNKLEGGMDYLKSVVIDDVLGLNAQFEAEMEHIVQTYQCEWKSVVENEDLRNQYRHFVNVDEVDSTLAFVPDGRGQKRPVDW, encoded by the coding sequence ATGACGAACATTGTGGTAGTTGGCAATGGAATGGTAGGCTACAAGTTCTGCGAAAAGTTGCTGACCCGGCCAGGATTGGCCAAGAACAATGCGAGTGAAACCGATGGCGGTCGGTTTATACTCACCGTTTTCGGCGAAGAGCCGCGTCCCGCCTACGACCGGGTACATCTGAGTGCCTACTTTTCGGGTACATCAGCCGATGACCTGGCGATGGCGCCTGCCGAGTGGTATGCAGATAACGGTATCAACCTGCGTACGAGCGAGTGCATTACGCATATCGACCGCGATGCCCGTATAATTACCACCCACACGGGCGAAACCGTCAGCTACGATATTCTGGTGCTGGCAACTGGCTCCGCGCCTTTCGTTCCGCCGGTTCCGGGGGTGCAGAAAGATGGCATTTTCGTTTACCGGACCATTGAGGATCTCGAAGCAATCACCGCCTGGGGTGATCAGGCAACGAAAGCCGTTGTCATTGGTGGCGGGCTACTTGGTCTGGAAGCGGCTAAAGCAGCTATGGATATGGGCCTGGAAACGCATGTCGTGGAGTTTGCCCCCCGGCTCATGCCCCGCCAGCTCGATACGGCTGGTGCCGATATGCTCCGGCAAAAGATGGAAGCCCTTGGCATACGGATTCATCTTAGCAAGAGCACGGTCGAGTTTGAGGGTTACAATCGCGTAACGGGTCTTCGCTTCGCCGACGATACGCTGCTGGAAGCCGACATGGTCATTATTTCGGCTGGTATCAAACCCCGCGACGAACTGGCTCGTCAGGCGGGTCTGGAGGTTGGCCCACGCGGAGGCATCGTTGTGAACGATCTCCTGCAAACATCAGACCCCAGTATATTTGCTATCGGTGAGTGTGCCCTGCATGGCAGTATGATCTATGGTCTGGTGGCACCGGGCTATGAAATGGCGGATATTGTTGCAACTGAGGTTGCCAGCGTAATTACGGCCAATGACGCTACGGGCGGAAAAACCTTTACGGGTTTTGACATGTCAACTAAGCTGAAGCTGATTGGCGTGGACGTAGCTAGCTTCGGTGAGCCGTTCTGCGAACAGATACCACACCGGACGCTGGTCTATGAAGATAAACTGGCTGGAGTCTATAAACGGCTTAATATCACCGAAGATGGCAAGCATTTGCTGGGCGGCATTCTGGTAGGCGAAGCTGAGTCGTATAATATCCTTCTGCAAACGAGCAAAAATCGGATTGTTTTACCACCCACTCCCGAAGATCTGCTGCTACCACCCCGTAAAGGTGACGCTGCGTCGACCTCTTCGGGCGTAATGAGTCTGCCCAATGAAGCCTTAATCTGCTCCTGCGAAGGTATATCGAAAGGAGACATCTGCTCGGCCGTAACTGATAAGGAGTTAAGTGACGTAGCTGCCATCAAGAAATGCACGAAGGCCGGAACGGGCTGTGGAGGCTGCGTGCCGATGCTCAATGATCTGCTGACCGAAACCCTGAAGGCGCAGGGTAAGATTGTCCGTAAAGTTCTCTGCGAACATTTTGACCATACGCGCCAGGAGTTGTACGACCTGATCCGCATTAATGGCGAAACGACTTACAGCGACGTTATCCGCCGGTACGGCAAAGGTCACGGCTGCGAGGTCTGCAAACCGGCGGTAGCGTCTATTCTGGCCAGTGTTCACAACCAGCTGATTGCTCAACAAGCCGTTATTCAGGATACCAACGACCGGTATCTGGCAAATATCCAGCGGGGCGGAACCTACTCCGTTGTCCCTCGGGTTGCGGGTGGCGAAATCACGGCAGAAAAGCTGATTGCTCTGGGCGTTGTAGCGAAGAAGTACGACTTATACTGCAAAATTACCGGCGGACAGCGTATTGACCTTTTCGGCGCGCGGGTCGATCAACTGCCCTATATCTGGGAGGAGCTGATCGAAGCCGGGTTTGAGAGTGGCCACGCGTACGGAAAGGCGCTGCGGACTGTAAAGAGCTGCGTGGGTTTTACCTGGTGCCGGTTTGGCGTTCAGGATTCCGTCGGCTTTGCAGTTGAAGTAGAGGAACGGTATAAAGGCTTACGGGCTCCGCATAAGCTTAAAGGGGGCGTTTCGGGCTGCGTTCGGGAATGTGCCGAAGCACAGGGTAAGGATTTTGGTATTATCGCGACCGAAAAAGGCTGGAACCTGTATGTGTGTGGGAATGGCGGGGCTAAACCGCAACATGCCCAACTTCTGGCTTCGGATATCGACCGCGAAACCTGCGTTCGTTACCTCGACCGATTCCTGATGTTCTACGTCAAAACTGCCGAGCCGCTCACCCGTACGGCCACCTGGCTCAACAAACTGGAAGGCGGCATGGATTACCTGAAAAGTGTGGTTATCGACGATGTGCTGGGTTTGAATGCACAGTTCGAGGCCGAAATGGAACACATTGTTCAGACCTACCAGTGCGAATGGAAATCGGTCGTAGAAAATGAGGATTTGCGGAACCAGTATCGTCACTTCGTTAACGTCGACGAAGTTGATTCTACATTGGCTTTTGTTCCGGACGGACGTGGTCAGAAACGGCCCGTGGACTGGTAA
- the nirD gene encoding nitrite reductase small subunit NirD, producing the protein MTSELINPDTIQWYEAASVNAFPADGGACVKIGERQIAVFHFAQTGEWYACQNQCPHKMQMILARGLIGDQNGEPKVACPYHKKTFSLCTGENLNGDDYRIETYPVRIDNEKVYIGL; encoded by the coding sequence ATGACATCCGAACTTATCAATCCAGATACAATCCAATGGTACGAAGCCGCATCGGTGAATGCGTTTCCGGCTGATGGTGGCGCCTGCGTTAAAATTGGCGAACGCCAGATTGCCGTATTTCACTTTGCTCAAACTGGTGAGTGGTATGCCTGCCAGAACCAATGCCCGCACAAAATGCAGATGATTCTGGCGCGGGGCCTGATTGGCGACCAGAATGGTGAACCTAAAGTAGCCTGTCCGTATCATAAGAAGACGTTTTCGCTCTGCACGGGTGAAAACCTCAACGGCGACGACTACCGCATCGAGACGTATCCGGTGCGGATTGACAACGAAAAAGTTTACATCGGTCTATAA
- a CDS encoding ATP-binding protein gives MITRRYTQRYIFALSLVAGLTIVGQVLVQQQLRNQTSDSYLVNYAGRQRYQSQQIAKDVLLLTNGASFKSNSAVQAELTTVLSRWERYHRELKSGHLTDLNVQLYNSKNIRKLFGQLDPHFQVISEHAHRLLTLTRQPDPSTEALQSSVREILAHEQDFLQIMDAIVRQYAHEAEVKIEQLRGIEHVLLAITLFVLLLEALLIFYPAVQILRQTIGQLTHSEQETRQVNEQLRQANESLQVTQKQLVQEITLRHEQRLNEQRIRLSSVVQGQEEERKRLSRELHDGIGQMLTGLKLLSENIRSANQLTEKDQSTFANLKTLLVRTIQETRHVSNNLMPPALSDFGLVSALRQLIEQQDRQSTASVSLQTSLTNERFGQPVEIGLYRIVQEAVNNAVKHASAAHIDVSLELRQDRLFLRITDDGCGLPAVPKSRTTHGLHNMRGRARLLDGTFRIMARAGTTRPGLAKLNGVYSGTRVLVSIPVTAHPSHNVATQPVASTEA, from the coding sequence ATGATCACCCGTCGATACACCCAGCGATACATATTCGCCCTATCCTTAGTGGCTGGCCTGACCATTGTCGGGCAGGTGCTGGTGCAGCAGCAGTTGCGTAACCAGACTAGCGATTCGTATCTGGTTAACTATGCCGGGCGGCAACGGTACCAAAGCCAGCAAATTGCCAAGGACGTTTTACTGCTGACAAACGGCGCTTCGTTCAAAAGCAATTCAGCGGTGCAGGCTGAGTTAACGACGGTGCTTTCTCGCTGGGAGCGGTATCATCGGGAATTGAAAAGCGGTCATCTTACCGACTTAAACGTTCAGCTGTACAACAGCAAAAACATTCGAAAGTTATTCGGTCAGCTTGATCCGCACTTCCAGGTCATCAGCGAGCATGCTCATCGGCTACTGACACTTACCCGGCAGCCAGATCCATCAACGGAAGCACTGCAGAGTAGTGTGCGCGAGATACTGGCGCATGAGCAGGACTTTCTGCAAATAATGGATGCGATTGTACGCCAGTACGCCCACGAAGCCGAGGTTAAAATTGAGCAGTTACGGGGCATTGAGCATGTTCTTCTGGCCATTACGCTCTTTGTGCTATTGCTCGAAGCTTTGCTGATTTTTTATCCGGCCGTGCAGATTCTCCGGCAGACAATTGGCCAGCTTACGCATTCTGAACAGGAAACCCGGCAGGTCAATGAGCAGTTGCGGCAGGCGAACGAGTCATTACAGGTAACCCAGAAACAACTGGTTCAGGAAATAACCCTGCGCCACGAACAGCGCCTGAATGAACAGCGGATTCGGCTTTCATCGGTAGTACAGGGTCAGGAAGAAGAACGCAAACGCCTATCGCGTGAACTTCACGATGGTATTGGCCAGATGCTGACTGGCCTGAAACTTCTGTCCGAGAATATCCGTTCGGCTAACCAGCTTACCGAAAAAGACCAGAGTACGTTTGCCAACCTGAAAACCCTGCTCGTTCGCACCATTCAGGAAACGCGGCACGTGTCCAACAACCTCATGCCGCCCGCTCTGAGCGACTTTGGCTTAGTGTCGGCGTTACGTCAACTCATCGAGCAGCAGGATCGGCAGAGTACCGCTTCTGTTTCGTTGCAGACGTCACTCACGAATGAACGCTTTGGCCAGCCGGTCGAGATTGGGTTATATCGAATCGTGCAGGAAGCCGTCAACAACGCAGTCAAACATGCCAGCGCGGCCCACATTGACGTGAGTCTGGAGCTACGGCAGGATCGATTGTTTCTTAGAATTACCGACGATGGCTGCGGGTTACCGGCTGTTCCAAAATCACGAACAACCCACGGGTTACATAACATGCGCGGACGAGCCCGGTTACTGGACGGCACTTTCCGCATTATGGCCCGGGCGGGCACTACCCGTCCCGGACTGGCGAAGCTAAATGGTGTTTACTCGGGCACCCGTGTTCTGGTTAGTATCCCGGTGACGGCTCATCCCAGTCATAATGTAGCGACGCAGCCTGTGGCATCAACAGAAGCGTAG
- a CDS encoding alginate export family protein, whose protein sequence is MNFFIHHKTFLSCCVVSALAVSSAYAQFTFSGQLRTRSEYRNGQGTLLKESDRAAFFTSQRTRVSAAYSGYRIKAFATLQDVRVWGQDASTINRTTNADLNGLLLHEAWGEFSLLDTAQTKLGKELSLKIGRQELVYDDVRLLGNLDWLQQGRRHDMALLKYGNKGWMLHAGVAYNQNRELKSGTIYNGTPTGYTAGTNGIGTAYKSLQFAYLGKKFSAGSASFLIIKDDFNQYVTTPSSGTVAATRTYSDGTWSRVTLGSYVNATVKKLGVKAEAYYQTGRDKDGRTISAYLLSGSLTYATSQRTAITVGEDYTSGNEPGNATTSTNRRFDPLYGTPHKHWGYMDYFYVADGFGVGGLSDFYLKVRYKPLDRLTMSLDFHQFASTNTIVGTDKIPLSKPSFGQEYDFIAQYAVTKQIGLEGGYSVFSATDALAAAKAVSNADKSATWGYLMVNLKF, encoded by the coding sequence ATGAACTTTTTCATACACCACAAAACTTTTCTAAGTTGTTGTGTGGTTTCGGCTTTGGCCGTCTCTTCTGCTTACGCTCAATTTACGTTTAGTGGCCAGCTCCGCACCCGTTCGGAATACCGCAATGGGCAGGGAACGCTACTAAAAGAAAGTGACCGGGCAGCATTTTTCACCTCCCAGCGGACCCGCGTCAGCGCAGCTTATTCAGGCTACCGGATCAAAGCCTTTGCAACTCTCCAGGACGTACGCGTCTGGGGCCAGGATGCTTCCACTATCAACCGAACAACCAACGCCGACCTGAACGGTCTGCTGCTTCACGAAGCCTGGGGCGAGTTTAGTCTGCTCGACACAGCTCAGACTAAGCTTGGGAAGGAATTGTCTCTGAAGATTGGGCGGCAGGAACTGGTTTATGACGATGTCCGGCTGCTGGGAAACCTCGACTGGCTGCAGCAGGGACGACGACATGACATGGCCTTGCTGAAATATGGCAACAAAGGCTGGATGCTCCATGCCGGTGTTGCGTATAACCAGAACCGTGAACTGAAGTCCGGAACTATTTATAACGGTACTCCCACCGGGTACACAGCCGGAACAAACGGTATTGGCACCGCCTACAAATCTCTCCAGTTCGCTTATCTGGGCAAGAAATTTTCGGCGGGGAGCGCATCCTTCCTGATTATTAAGGATGACTTCAACCAATACGTTACGACACCATCCAGCGGTACGGTAGCAGCGACCAGAACTTATAGTGACGGAACCTGGAGCCGCGTAACGCTGGGCAGTTACGTAAATGCAACGGTGAAAAAGCTGGGCGTAAAAGCCGAAGCCTATTACCAGACCGGACGCGATAAAGATGGCCGGACTATATCGGCGTACCTGCTATCAGGCTCGCTCACCTACGCCACCAGCCAGCGTACCGCCATTACGGTTGGTGAAGATTATACTAGCGGCAACGAGCCGGGCAACGCGACGACGAGCACGAACCGGCGCTTCGATCCGCTCTATGGAACGCCCCATAAACACTGGGGATATATGGATTACTTCTACGTAGCCGATGGCTTTGGCGTAGGTGGACTGTCGGATTTCTATCTCAAAGTCCGCTATAAACCACTCGACCGGCTCACAATGTCGCTCGACTTCCACCAGTTTGCCAGCACAAACACCATCGTTGGTACGGACAAGATTCCGCTGAGTAAACCCTCTTTCGGACAGGAGTATGATTTCATTGCGCAGTATGCAGTAACCAAGCAGATTGGGCTGGAAGGTGGCTACTCTGTTTTTAGCGCTACCGACGCCCTGGCTGCAGCCAAAGCCGTATCAAACGCCGACAAATCGGCAACCTGGGGTTATCTGATGGTGAATCTGAAATTCTAA
- a CDS encoding MFS transporter — MTTRKLSKLNIFSFSGIQMRTFHITWLTFFVCFFGWFGIAPLMPIIREDLHLTKPQIGNAIIAAVSMTVFARLLIGRLCDTIGPRLTYTGLLLIGAIPVMGIGLSHSYESFLWFRLAIGVIGASFVITQFHTSAMFADNIKGTANAVAGGWGNLGGGVTNMVMPLILAGFVGLGYTNPEAWRLAMVVPGVMLLIMAFVYYRYTKDTPEGNYSEIERTKSADSNPVSFAQAAADWRVWALFLAYGACFGIEITFDGVAALYFTDTFKLDLATAGLLAGVFGFMNLFARAVGGIVADKVGAKYGMRGKGLLLAGVLLLEGLGIMLFSQTGSLAIAVVAMLGFAMFLKMANGATYAIVPFVNKRAVGVVSGIVGAGGNVGGVLAGFLFKSESISYEQAFLYIGMAVAVVAIVVVGTRFDKKVAIEPIAVPEVA, encoded by the coding sequence ATGACAACGCGAAAACTCTCCAAGCTGAATATATTTTCCTTCTCTGGTATCCAGATGCGGACGTTCCACATTACGTGGCTCACCTTTTTCGTCTGCTTTTTTGGCTGGTTCGGCATTGCCCCGCTGATGCCTATCATCCGGGAAGATCTGCATCTGACCAAGCCACAGATCGGGAACGCCATCATCGCGGCCGTATCAATGACCGTCTTTGCCCGTCTATTAATCGGCCGTCTGTGCGACACCATCGGCCCCCGCCTGACCTATACGGGTCTGCTCCTGATTGGTGCTATTCCGGTTATGGGTATCGGCCTGTCGCACAGCTATGAATCTTTTCTGTGGTTTCGGCTGGCGATTGGCGTGATTGGCGCATCGTTCGTTATTACCCAATTTCATACCTCGGCCATGTTTGCCGACAATATTAAAGGAACGGCGAATGCCGTAGCCGGTGGCTGGGGTAACCTGGGCGGTGGCGTAACGAACATGGTAATGCCCTTAATTCTGGCCGGTTTTGTTGGTCTGGGCTATACCAACCCCGAGGCTTGGCGGCTGGCGATGGTGGTGCCGGGCGTAATGCTGCTCATCATGGCGTTCGTTTATTATCGCTATACGAAAGACACGCCGGAAGGTAATTACTCGGAAATTGAGCGCACGAAATCAGCCGACTCCAACCCGGTAAGTTTTGCACAGGCAGCGGCCGACTGGCGTGTATGGGCACTATTCCTGGCTTATGGTGCCTGTTTTGGTATTGAAATTACGTTCGACGGGGTGGCCGCGCTTTATTTCACCGATACGTTCAAGCTGGATCTGGCGACGGCGGGTCTGCTGGCGGGCGTCTTTGGCTTCATGAATTTGTTTGCCCGGGCAGTTGGCGGCATTGTTGCGGATAAAGTTGGCGCGAAATACGGCATGCGGGGTAAGGGCCTGCTCCTGGCGGGCGTATTGCTGCTCGAAGGATTGGGCATTATGCTCTTCTCCCAAACGGGGAGTCTGGCCATTGCGGTGGTAGCCATGCTGGGGTTTGCCATGTTCCTGAAAATGGCCAATGGCGCTACTTACGCAATCGTTCCATTTGTCAACAAGCGCGCGGTCGGCGTTGTGAGCGGTATCGTCGGCGCGGGTGGTAACGTCGGTGGCGTACTGGCGGGGTTCCTATTCAAGTCAGAAAGCATCAGCTATGAGCAGGCTTTCCTGTATATCGGCATGGCCGTTGCCGTGGTGGCTATTGTTGTCGTCGGCACGCGATTCGACAAGAAAGTAGCCATCGAGCCGATTGCCGTACCCGAAGTTGCCTAG